The nucleotide sequence caaaaatcaaatgcTAAATATGGAAGCTTGGATTTACAAGAGGTAACATTATTAGTGGGAACTatgcatttcttatttcatATGAAGTTCTGGAGTTTGTAACGACTTGATGCAGACTGAGGTCTGCTGGGGCAGTTCTTGTGGCAAAGCTTGTCTCCGGATCATTGGCATATGATGATATCTGGTTTGGTGGGAGAACAAGGAATCCGTGGAATATTGAGGAATTCTCTACTGGTTCATCAGCTGGGCCTGCTGCGTGCACCTCAGCAGGTAATCTCCATTTCTCTTACTATGTGCAGGTTGATAGGCTCAATTCTCCTTGTTTTGCGTTGTTTTAGGCAGCACGTATAACATATAAACTGGTTAACCGAGTGACAATGCATTTGTTTAATTTCAGGTATGGTTCCATTTGCAATTGGTTCTGAGACAGCTGGTTCCATCACCTTCCCTGCTGCTCGCTGTGGCGTGTCAGCACTGCGCCCAACTTTCGGTGCTATTGGACGAACTGGTGTGATGAGCATATCTGAGAGCTTGGTTTGGACCGAAGTCTTTATATTCCGTCTGgatttctctctgttttttaGTTTCTTCAATAATGctatattatatgtttttgaCAGGACAAGCTTGGCCCCTTCTGTAGAAGCGCTGCAGATTGTGCAGTTGTTCTGGATGCTATTCGAGGGAAGGATCCAGATGATATCTCATCAAGAAATATACCCCTTGAAGATCCATTTTCAGTTGACATTATGAAGCTAACTGTTGGGTATCTTGACGATGCTGAGATGGAGGTACATGACCCTGTTAGGACGTGTGGCTAGCTTTAGGATTCAGTTTTCAGAAACGCATTTAGTTCTTGCTTTTAGCTAGGTTGTTGATTTGAAACAGTCTATAGATCAATTACAAGGCTAATGAAGCCCGGAACTTGATCTTCCTGTGGTATTATGCCAGGTTGTCAATGTGCTTCGGTCCAAGGGTGTTAAAATGGTTCCATTCAAACTGAATTACACGGTTGACTCTGTTCAAGGTACTCTGAATTTCACAATGGACGTGGATATGCTGGCTCACTTTGACGAGTGGCAGCGCTCCAGGAAAGATGAGGGTTATGAATCTCGAGATCAATGGCCTACCGAACTTGGTCGTGCACGCATGATACCTGCGGTGGACTATGTCCAGGCTAGTTATCTAGGTTCTGACTATTATCAATCATTGTTGGCTTGGCTTATTAGCTTAATGGTTTACATATCTTCCGACGCAAGACGATTCTTATTTTAAGCTGTTCTAGTATAATAAGCTGCAATTTAATTAGTAAGATCGACTATTATGATATTATCTAACAGGCACAGAGAGTACGAGGAAGATTAATCAGGGAAGTAAAAGAGAGCTTTACAGTTGATGCATTTGTTGGCAATGCAACCGACTGGGAGAGAGTTTGCATGGGCAACCTTGTCGGAATGCCTGTCATTGTTGTTCCAACGGGGTTCAAACCGATAGCCAATCCACCTTCAAATGAAACTCGACGAAGAACCACCATCACGACCGGCATCTACGCGCCCCCTGAGCGCGATCACATTGTAAGTTCTTCAACAACCAGACATCTTATATCCCCGTGACGGAAACCCCCTTTACCTGCATTTTCTGGGTCAATTCTGCCTTCTACTAGTCCATCTGGTTTTGGTTTGGATTTGAGTCGTTATCTAACAATTCTGCACTTTGTCTCGATTTCTTTCGTTTTTCCCTAATGCGCAGGCCTTAGCTCTGGCCATGGCTTATCAGGCGGAGACGGATCATCATAAGCAACGCCCCCGATCGATATCTGGTGCCAAATGACTCGATCCCCAGTCCTCCAACTGCTACCATCTCTTCTAGACAGCTGCGAGACTGAAGGCTGAAGCCTCCCATTCTGTTGTATGGAGGATACGTTCTGTTGTACTTCCATAAATAAATCACCGAACGCTCATCttcttttagtttttctttAGTTTCATAAAAAGGCAGTTCACACAAAGAACCCtgttgtaatttttatatttttttactttagatGAGGGTTACTAAGAAGTAATAATGTTAAAAAggtgtttatatatatgaaaaaaaaaagaatgctaAAAGGCTCTTTCAAAATACTAATTATAATAGTTTGTAATTATGAAAATTCCAATGTCATGCTATTCTAATAGTATTTTTGCTGGGTctagttttcttatttttttttctttaagataaCACGGGTCTGttttgaaatgataaaattgtttaGTAATCACAATCCTTATTTGAtaatgatttaaattttaataaattgtaattttattcacaTAATGATTAAATTTTCTATAGACAAAGTGTTAGAATTATCGAtctaattattataattctCGTTGAATTAAAAAAAGTTGTATTAAATAAGGTGGACTCAAGTCCATGGATGGAAGCTCAAGTGAGGAAAAGGGTTATTGGAATACTTTCGACCCTATAGACCCTAAACCCTTTAAGGGTCTTCAGGGTGGCTCTCTAGTGGCCTATTTCGGATGCCCTCAGGTGTCGTTCCTCGAAAAATCTCATCTGACTCATCCTGAAGAAGTCCCTTGAAAGCTCGACCATTTACATGAAgaactgaaaattaaatttctcatctttaaaaattcacttaatttataaaaaatatataaaaaaatatatgagtatAAAAagacttattatttcaaaaactcTATGTGGTTAGAGCGTGTGAGGTTGTAAGATTGTAAAATCATGAATGAATATaactttattcttttaaatcacTTCACAATTACAATTATATGGATAAAAGATTATTGAtgcatatatgttaaaaaaaacatTCTCTATATTTTATGCCTTCAATGTACTCCTACTGCAACAATattgagagtgacgatttaaaaaatattttgaattaatatcACGTCTACTTGTACATAAAATGAGTACAAAATGATGAccttttgttaaaaaattatcaatctaGTCCTACTAATTCTACACCATTTCTTAAAGGAAATACAAGTGTATATAAGAACCATGTTGAGGATGTGattgtgataaaaataattatgcgAACATTGAGagtcattttcttctctatgtttctttcataattttttcagttattgtagaatattttttataaaatatgtgcATCAATAAACTTTTCTTCATATATTTGTAATTGCGAAGTGATTTTGAAACAGTCTTTTAATActtataaatttcttttaatttttttcacaaaataagtgGATATTTAAATGtgagatatttaatttttagttcttCATATAAATAATGGCAAAAAAAGATCATAGTTTATGCACAATCCTATTGGgatgtttgattgttttccttTATTATATTCTCATGATTCACTGCATCAAGATGAATTTTATTATCAAGTATTCGtgatagataatttttttttcaaatatatcgAGAGCAATGAACTCAAGTTTTGTAAGCTTCAACATTGttagaattttataaataataaaatgatttttattaatcaaaaggTTAAACATTATTTAAATACAAGCAATAAAATAGTTATTCGAAAACTTATTAGGATTATTTCCAGAATTAGTcaagatattttatatataattttttaaaaactatcaATTCCTCTAGAACTGAATGGGATTACTCTTcaagattaatattatatatgtgtatatgtatagtTCTTCAttaactatatttttatttaacatgcATACTGTGATTCatctttaaatatatatatagtgtatattttgattgaaaaagataaaaaaatatttatgcttTAATCTGGTAAAGGTTTGTGCTtgattgaaaaagagaaaagaatttttatactttaatttgataaaaaaaaaatatgttgatAACGTgtcataaaatttgaaaaagtaAACTAAAAGAATAAAgatgtcgacgtttgatttcggccgaccgtgattcgttttgggccgcggtgagtcaatccaaaaaaataccgagaaggaaggaagaaaaccccccctcccccaaagttccaagcgtgtacaccagaatcttttacgtggttcggccagaacgatgcctagtccacggccgccctctgatcattctcccagagtggcggtatctgattattcttttttctctgTCCCTCCTCTTTGCccctcatggccccctttatttccatttttcttgagggacttttacaatctagataatatataaaaatacagtgtttgtataatgggggacaaatagttcttaccgccttcgcaaaaccgggagtgggatcctcattacgaggggcatgggctgttacagataaagtgatcggaccctacctctgacttctcagcagctttgccgctcatgcgagctggagattttaggcgagcgacctggatggcccagcgatctggaggatatctccggagctcgttagtcgattgctccgagctcgttgggggattaccgggagctcgccatacgctcgctttacgagttccgggtctttgatggaggctggaccttccttgacgaggtcgtccgggccttcttggccttgggtgattgggccggtctatcggaccgagtctggcccatgtggggtgatgcgggaaatacatataacaaaagACAAAAGGAGAAATTTTTTACctgttaaaataattattttaaaacaaagaTATTACCATAATAATAAGAATGGTAacggatatatatttttaaaggtATTATGTTAGatatacatcatttttgtacatcttaaaTTACATAAGGgagtattatgactaaaatatccctcGTCTCACATGCTACTCACGCACTTCTATGTGCCTCATGaagatttttttatcattggtacacttttatataatttaaagtatATCTCAagatgtaccaatagcatttttcttttcaaagaGCCAGTGAATGCGTGGTAACGAACAACAGGAGCGGATTCAGCAATTTAGGGTGGAGTAAGCTGGGACTGAGTTAGGGGTGGGTTGGGGTTGGACTGAAATAAATTTAggctaaatttttatattaaaattttaattttttttatgggcTGCAGCTCACATTTAATCCACCCCAGCAACGGATAGGAACGAAGAACAAAAGGAATTTTAGAAGTTCTTTTTAGTTGAAAAggcatttaaaagttaaaactaacAAAATCCGGCCCAGCCCATAATATTTGGATGGTCATGCGGGCGGCAAAGCAAGCTAGATTCCCATGCCCGATGACGTGGCAGGATGTGATTGGTTTCTGCTGCCAACTAGTTGCCTTGCTTTCGTCACCAGATCAGATTAGTCACCTGTCCTTATCGGGCCAAGATAGTAGAGATATCCCCAAACATCTATGGTATTTTCAGTAAATTTCCCCAAAAGCCAGGGGTGTCTTCCTACAAGTTACACCGCTTCGCTTTGTCCCTCACGGACGGTATATAGGAAACCCAAATTCCAAGTACTGACTTTCGGCAGATTCGGTTGGATTTGATCTATCCGTTCGATCCGCCGTCCGGACAAAACCTCTCCTCTCTCTACTCAGTCAAGTTCTCGTCAGCCTTAGATAGCATTGAGCTTCGGTCGCGTTTAAATTTGAATCTGGATCGGAGCGAATTTGATTTTCTGTTTGTGCCGATCAATTAGGTATCTTTCTCAGATCTCTGCTTAGTGCAACTGTGTGCATCGCAAATGAGATTTTTTGACTCTCCGTCTGTGAAAGTTATATTTGACTGCCTGAATTCCATATTTGATTGCATCTTCTCCAATATTTCGCCAGGCTTGCAAATTTATTGGTGCGGTTGAATATTCTGTTTGTactatgtatgtgtgtgtatagcTTGTAGATCGATGGATTAGGAGGTTTTTCCCCAAGGCTACTGTCATTTTTTGTGATGTGATGTGATGCTTCTCAAGGATATGCACTGGTTTTGCCTTCACGAGGGTTTGATTTTCGTGTGTTGGTCATTCGTGTCTTATTCGCGGTTCTGAGAGTTCTGTAGAGGAATTTCTTATTGATAATCTATGGATTCAATGTTGATTGGTTTCAGCTTAAGTGGCGTGTTCCCTTTTCCAAAGACGCGTCTTTGGCTCATTTGTCACCTATATTTCCATTGGTTTTGTTGTGTGATACTTATTTGTGGGTACTTGTTATTCAAATGATGTATATGTGCTTTCAGAACCCTGGTTGATGATTTTAATGAGTATCGTCATCCTGAAGTGGTTTGTGTTGTCAAAATAAGAGATGCTGATTTAACCAGTGtagtaaatttatatttaatttaaccaTAACACCTGAAGTGGCGTGTGTGCGTTTTCAAAAGCTGAATTGATGATTTTGATgggagttttaaatttatatttaaccaTAGCACGCTGAAGTGGATATTTGGGTTTTTGTTTGATCAATGTTTTTGGTTAATTTAAGACGCTGTTTGGTGAAGCATAAGTCCTGTAGTTCAGTGAGATGAAATCTTATCATGTATAGTGGGTATGTTCAAGGGAGTTTATTTGAAGAGACCAATGAGAAATTCTCTAAATGAGGAGACTCCTTATCTATTACAGATCCTGATAATGCAATGGCCTATTAGACTGGATGTGGTTATAAAAACCTTTGCCTTGGTCTGCAttattcatttttgtttataCTAGTATTATGTTGTAACACAGTGAGACAACAGCTTGAGCTTTACACACGCATGTACACACCGCTACACCCACACCCAAAAGGGTGTTCCCCTTGCACGAGACTGTCTGCTTTGTCATGGTCTAGGGAGGGTTGTTTTTGTACATAGGCTTATTTTTactttgcaaagaggttgtttTCCACAACTTGAACTTGTGACCTTCTAGGCACGTACAAGCAATGTTAACGTCCTACCGAGACTTGCCCTCCGCACAATGATAGAATCTCACTCTTTTGGATTGAATTCAATACTAGAATAGTAGAAAATCAGTATTTCCAAGGACTACAACAATTGCTAGAATGTGTATAAGCAAAGAAAACAACCAAtcggcctattcgagagggccttctCTCTCCTCACGACTGTTGTCCAGAATTtttcctcccctctctctcctttctcctcCCCTTTTTATACCTTCTCTTCATTCCGTTGCAGCCACGTGAATGAATATTCTTCCCCTAACCAACTTTGGACTCTTTTGCCCTGAGTCAATTTCCTTGGCTACCCTTGATTTTCCCCCTAATTCCCCCGCACCTTTTACACCTCTGATAGGTATGAATAACAGGGGTCCTAATATTATCCCCGCCCAAGAGACAAGGTGGAATTCAGGGAACTGTTGTTGTATCTAATGGTAGGGCTCCCAAGTTGCTTCTAGGGGTGGCAACCCCTTCCATTGGATTAGAGCATCAAGGTTTCTCAAATTCTT is from Diospyros lotus cultivar Yz01 chromosome 2, ASM1463336v1, whole genome shotgun sequence and encodes:
- the LOC127795245 gene encoding LOW QUALITY PROTEIN: uncharacterized protein LOC127795245 (The sequence of the model RefSeq protein was modified relative to this genomic sequence to represent the inferred CDS: inserted 2 bases in 1 codon), encoding MCPSRPLCPPPVLLSAILVLLSFSASASSTPTVLPSLLPLHRSYRNRTFVERKDVKPKKSLGCLKSAFELFGAGFFNDSEMLEIKQGVEEFNVPIIEANRKIVASTNGGLHDPSYMVFNPRWGSEQEKDTSRKFSYPSLAGVQRPKREEDIAFMSILELGQLIKTKQITSVELTQIFLKRLKRYNPVLEAVVTCTEELAYKQAKEADDLLMEGVYMGPLHGIPYGLKDIIAVPGYKTTWGSKSFKNQMLNMEAWIYKRLRSAGAVLVAKLVSGSLAYDDIWFGGRTRNPWNIEEFSTGSSAGPAACTSAGMVPFAIGSETAGSITFPAARCGVSALRPTFGAIGRTGVMSISESLDKLGPFCRSAADCAVVLDAIRGKDPDDISSRNIPLEDPFSVDIMKLTVGYLDDAEMEVVNVLRSKGVKMVPFKLNYTVDSVQGTLNFTMDVDMLAHFDEWQRSRKDEGYESRDQWPTELGRARMIPAVDYVQAQRVRGRLIREVKESFTVDAFVGNATDWERVCMGNLVGMPVIVVPTGFKPIANPPSNETRRRTTITTGIYAPPERDHIALALAMAYQAETDHHKQRPRXRYLVPNDSIPSPPTATISSRQLRD